A section of the Verrucomicrobiia bacterium genome encodes:
- a CDS encoding Shedu anti-phage system protein SduA domain-containing protein: MPISFQLKQFPSGFSLNTAAAGETVEVIFRELVGPKDAHLADRLEQLHGCLFSKIPGFPHPFQIHHLLVVVNADLSATAYVNELDMKMTVKSNRSIKSGEDVYVNDISDIPEVDVGVSIPVDAAFVVVQSFGWRRSVFYDFGPLAFEKNQRVYRIEDMLAQQTLVLFGLKQMLPQGVARIAEMENSLKLLQALLDSNCEEESKYQQILTRSEWMLAGNYSQLLRHAKMDDINIPDFTAVRCYDGCHDVIELKHPFLKLFKSDGNLSAEFNDAWNQAERYLDFCVRQRAYLQDQKKLFFENPRCVLIIGYNLTEDQKRHILMKQGMNKAITVFTYDQLVSIAKRILRLVKDAGDGVQPGLR; this comes from the coding sequence ATGCCGATAAGTTTTCAGCTTAAACAATTCCCTTCTGGATTTTCTTTAAATACTGCTGCAGCTGGGGAGACCGTTGAGGTGATTTTTAGGGAATTGGTTGGCCCCAAGGATGCGCATTTAGCGGATAGGCTGGAACAGTTGCATGGATGTTTGTTCTCGAAAATCCCGGGTTTTCCTCACCCGTTTCAAATTCATCATCTTCTTGTTGTCGTTAATGCCGATTTATCTGCTACAGCATATGTTAACGAGCTTGATATGAAAATGACGGTTAAATCTAACCGTTCAATTAAGTCTGGTGAGGATGTTTATGTTAACGATATTTCAGATATTCCCGAGGTAGATGTGGGGGTCTCGATTCCGGTCGATGCAGCTTTTGTGGTGGTTCAATCTTTTGGTTGGAGAAGATCTGTTTTCTATGATTTTGGTCCTCTGGCTTTTGAGAAGAATCAAAGGGTTTATCGGATCGAGGATATGCTAGCACAACAAACTTTGGTCCTTTTTGGGCTGAAGCAAATGTTGCCTCAAGGTGTGGCGCGGATTGCTGAAATGGAGAACAGCTTAAAATTACTCCAAGCATTATTGGATTCAAATTGTGAGGAAGAGTCAAAGTATCAACAGATTCTCACGAGGAGCGAGTGGATGTTGGCGGGGAATTATTCGCAGTTACTAAGGCATGCGAAAATGGACGATATCAATATCCCGGACTTTACTGCTGTTCGGTGTTATGACGGATGTCATGATGTGATTGAGTTGAAACACCCATTTTTGAAGCTTTTCAAAAGCGATGGGAATTTATCTGCTGAATTTAATGACGCTTGGAATCAGGCTGAAAGATACTTGGACTTCTGTGTTAGACAAAGAGCGTACTTGCAGGATCAGAAGAAGCTTTTTTTTGAAAATCCTCGGTGCGTGCTCATAATTGGTTACAACCTTACTGAAGATCAAAAAAGACACATTTTGATGAAGCAAGGGATGAACAAAGCAATCACAGTTTTTACATATGATCAGCTTGTTTCCATAGCCAAACGCATATTACGACTTGTTAAGGATGCAGGTGATGGGGTTCAGCCTGGATTGCGGTAA
- a CDS encoding class I SAM-dependent methyltransferase: MPHLIYLLALCLCANLSFAQEKEKVTLESGRYEQRHRAGFDGTGRYYMGREIAHVMGHQAADWLERPEREQEEHTTEMIKLLDLKPGEKAADIGAGTGYITRRLAEGVGKSGSVYGVEIQQEMLDLLQKNMRERGHTNIISVLGTVSDPKLPANTLDLIIMVDVYHEFSHPYEMMDNMVKALKPGGRIAFVEFKAEDQSVPIKRTHKMSEAQVKKEALVFKDLEWSKTHTTLPWQHVIVFKKKAATPVKDR, encoded by the coding sequence ATGCCCCATCTGATTTACCTGCTGGCATTGTGCTTGTGCGCGAACCTCTCCTTCGCCCAAGAAAAGGAAAAGGTCACCCTCGAATCAGGCCGCTACGAGCAACGCCATCGCGCTGGCTTCGATGGCACGGGCCGTTACTACATGGGCCGCGAGATCGCGCATGTCATGGGCCATCAAGCGGCCGATTGGCTCGAACGCCCCGAGCGCGAACAGGAAGAGCACACCACGGAGATGATCAAGCTTCTCGACCTGAAACCCGGCGAGAAAGCCGCGGATATCGGCGCAGGCACGGGCTACATCACCCGCCGCCTCGCGGAAGGCGTGGGCAAGAGCGGCTCGGTTTACGGCGTGGAGATCCAGCAGGAGATGCTTGATCTCTTGCAGAAGAACATGCGCGAACGCGGCCACACGAACATCATCTCCGTCCTCGGCACCGTCAGTGATCCCAAGCTACCCGCGAACACCCTAGACCTCATCATCATGGTGGATGTGTATCACGAATTCTCTCACCCCTACGAGATGATGGATAACATGGTGAAAGCACTGAAGCCCGGTGGCCGCATCGCTTTCGTCGAATTCAAAGCCGAAGACCAGAGCGTCCCCATCAAGCGCACCCACAAGATGTCCGAAGCCCAGGTAAAAAAAGAAGCCCTCGTTTTCAAAGACCTCGAATGGAGCAAGACCCACACGACGCTCCCCTGGCAACACGTCATCGTCTTCAAGAAGAAAGCTGCTACACCCGTTAAAGACCGTTAA
- a CDS encoding tetratricopeptide repeat protein gives MAIKKEKKLRFEHPDNLLFDAAIGWSMLGNSREAVIELQSLTPAGRDQPEVLELLWGLHAELKEWAESLVVAERLVEIAPTNAFGWIHRAYSLRRAPGGGLEKAWHALRPAADLFTGEKTIPYNLACYATQMGRLDEAWSWLQRAMDVAGDVRTIKAMAMVDDDLKPLWERIEAL, from the coding sequence ATGGCCATCAAAAAAGAGAAGAAGCTGCGGTTTGAGCATCCGGACAATTTGTTGTTCGATGCGGCGATCGGGTGGTCCATGCTCGGGAATTCGCGGGAGGCGGTGATTGAGTTGCAATCGCTGACTCCGGCGGGACGCGATCAGCCGGAGGTGCTGGAGTTACTGTGGGGCTTGCACGCGGAGTTGAAGGAGTGGGCGGAATCACTGGTGGTGGCGGAGCGCTTGGTGGAGATCGCACCGACGAATGCGTTCGGGTGGATCCATCGGGCTTACAGCTTGCGACGCGCGCCGGGTGGGGGATTGGAGAAGGCGTGGCATGCGTTGCGACCGGCGGCAGACCTGTTCACAGGAGAGAAAACGATTCCGTATAATCTGGCGTGTTACGCCACGCAGATGGGGCGGCTCGATGAAGCGTGGTCGTGGTTGCAGCGCGCGATGGATGTGGCCGGAGACGTGCGCACGATCAAGGCGATGGCGATGGTGGATGATGATCTGAAGCCGTTGTGGGAACGGATTGAGGCGTTGTGA
- a CDS encoding TIM-barrel domain-containing protein: MGKRPEPKPVVFTDLKLKTASTQAASLLTQAGRVEISVLAPDLIRLRATRNKSFNEGSFAVVEQSRSAVPTRITERKQHLELSTEQFRFRLNKQTGSWRVTDSKDWVILESIGAIEHTKKTGITTRLKLEPKESILGLGECTGPLNKRGLIRDFWNIDVLGHASCMHPALRSLYIAIPFGIGWRQGRAFGIFWDNPGRQSWDLGCTDDKTWKLTATTGDVDLYIFLGPALPQIISRFSELTGRMPLPPKWSLGYHQSRYGYPSRERIEEIARTLRRKQIPCDSIHLDIPHMDAYRVFTFGKTFPKPGEMIRQLAIKGFKLTAILDPGVKIDRKFPVYQRGRRFDSFVKDAHGKDVVGKVWPGKSVFPDFFQIDVRNWWGEEQGALSRLGIQGFWNDMSEPAAFDLPGKTLPLDARHHTTFGSKSHAEIHNAYGLHMTHATYDGMLAAAPDRRPFVLSRGGYAGIQRYAAISTGDNSSTWENLTETIPMLLNLSLSGVPNCGADVGGFLESASGELLARWMQLATFTPYFRNHTNNESKDQEPWAFGTEVEGICRRYIQLRYQLLPYLYCLFAEARETGAPIMRPLAWHHPQDAIAAACGDQFLLGENVLVAPILQPGGVARSVYLPRGTWFNFWNGEAFDGGQHILVQAPLDTIPVFVRAGTILPFGPVQQYVGEVAEPFQTLHIWPGGNGVLDWYEDDGVSNDHLTGQFSRRRLTTKPIGEQTEIVIGTNEGEFHSPHQAWRVMLHQQDKKPKLTINGRTFTPHHEKDWGLAIIDLPVVKQEIRVLVK, encoded by the coding sequence ATGGGCAAACGGCCTGAGCCAAAACCAGTCGTATTCACGGACCTCAAGTTAAAGACCGCTTCCACCCAAGCGGCCTCTCTGCTCACCCAAGCCGGTCGCGTCGAAATCTCCGTCCTCGCCCCCGACCTCATCCGTCTCCGCGCCACGCGTAACAAATCTTTTAACGAAGGCTCCTTCGCCGTCGTAGAACAATCTCGCTCCGCTGTCCCCACCCGCATCACCGAGCGCAAGCAACACCTCGAACTCAGCACCGAACAATTCCGTTTCCGCCTCAACAAACAAACCGGCTCATGGCGTGTGACCGACTCTAAAGATTGGGTGATCCTCGAAAGCATTGGTGCCATCGAACACACCAAGAAAACCGGCATCACCACGCGCCTCAAACTGGAGCCGAAAGAAAGCATTCTCGGCCTCGGCGAATGCACCGGCCCGCTGAACAAACGCGGCCTCATCCGTGATTTCTGGAACATCGATGTCCTCGGCCACGCCTCGTGCATGCACCCGGCCTTGCGCAGCCTTTATATCGCGATCCCCTTCGGCATCGGCTGGCGACAAGGCCGCGCCTTCGGCATTTTTTGGGATAATCCCGGCCGTCAATCCTGGGACCTCGGCTGCACCGATGATAAGACTTGGAAACTGACCGCCACCACCGGCGATGTGGATCTCTACATCTTTCTCGGCCCCGCTCTGCCGCAGATCATCTCGCGCTTCAGCGAACTCACCGGGCGTATGCCTCTCCCGCCCAAGTGGTCGCTAGGCTATCATCAATCACGCTACGGCTATCCCTCCCGCGAACGCATCGAGGAGATCGCCCGCACCTTGCGCCGCAAACAGATCCCGTGCGATAGTATCCATCTCGACATCCCGCACATGGATGCCTACCGCGTCTTCACCTTCGGCAAGACGTTTCCGAAACCCGGCGAGATGATACGCCAGCTCGCCATCAAAGGCTTCAAGCTTACTGCCATCCTCGATCCCGGCGTGAAGATCGATCGAAAATTTCCCGTCTATCAACGCGGCCGCCGTTTCGATTCATTCGTGAAGGATGCACATGGTAAAGACGTCGTGGGCAAAGTGTGGCCGGGTAAATCCGTGTTCCCCGATTTCTTCCAGATCGATGTCCGCAACTGGTGGGGCGAAGAGCAAGGCGCGCTCAGCCGACTCGGCATCCAAGGTTTCTGGAATGACATGAGCGAGCCCGCCGCCTTCGATCTCCCCGGCAAAACTCTGCCCCTCGATGCACGTCATCACACGACGTTTGGCTCGAAATCCCACGCGGAAATCCACAATGCCTACGGCCTGCACATGACGCACGCCACGTATGACGGCATGCTCGCTGCCGCACCGGACCGACGCCCCTTCGTGCTAAGCCGCGGTGGTTACGCTGGCATCCAACGCTACGCCGCCATCTCCACTGGCGATAATAGTTCCACTTGGGAAAACCTCACCGAGACGATTCCCATGTTGCTCAACTTGAGCTTGAGCGGTGTGCCGAATTGCGGTGCGGACGTTGGCGGTTTCCTTGAGAGCGCTTCCGGTGAATTGCTCGCGCGCTGGATGCAGCTCGCCACCTTCACGCCCTACTTCCGCAATCACACGAACAACGAATCAAAAGATCAGGAGCCATGGGCCTTCGGCACCGAAGTGGAAGGCATCTGCCGCCGTTACATCCAGCTTCGCTACCAGTTACTACCGTATCTCTACTGCCTCTTCGCCGAGGCGCGCGAAACCGGTGCGCCCATCATGCGCCCGCTCGCGTGGCATCACCCGCAGGACGCCATCGCTGCCGCGTGTGGCGATCAATTCCTGCTCGGTGAAAACGTTCTCGTCGCGCCCATCCTGCAACCCGGTGGTGTGGCGCGCAGTGTCTATCTGCCGCGCGGCACGTGGTTCAATTTCTGGAATGGCGAAGCCTTCGATGGCGGCCAGCACATCCTCGTGCAAGCCCCGCTGGACACGATTCCCGTCTTCGTCCGCGCCGGAACCATCCTGCCCTTCGGCCCCGTGCAACAATACGTCGGCGAAGTCGCCGAACCTTTCCAAACTCTCCACATCTGGCCCGGCGGCAATGGCGTGCTCGATTGGTATGAAGACGACGGAGTTTCCAACGACCATCTCACCGGCCAATTCAGCCGTCGTCGCCTCACCACCAAGCCCATCGGTGAACAAACCGAGATCGTCATCGGCACGAACGAAGGTGAATTCCACAGCCCGCACCAAGCCTGGCGCGTCATGCTCCATCAGCAGGACAAGAAACCGAAGCTGACCATCAACGGCCGCACCTTCACCCCACATCACGAAAAAGACTGGGGCTTGGCGATTATTGATCTACCGGTGGTGAAACAGGAGATACGGGTGTTGGTGAAGTGA
- a CDS encoding ribonuclease E inhibitor RraB, producing MNYPDDANGDVFRRMESHGFDFSKEHVVDFHAVYATEAEADQIARIYVADLKSGERLENIETKPYPEGGMELTLSKRMMVTYDGINAFEKTLAERTSHVDGYLDGWGVMQE from the coding sequence ATGAACTATCCAGATGACGCCAATGGCGATGTGTTTCGTCGGATGGAAAGTCACGGCTTCGATTTTAGCAAAGAGCATGTGGTTGATTTTCATGCCGTCTATGCGACGGAGGCGGAAGCAGATCAAATTGCCCGCATATATGTAGCCGACCTTAAGTCGGGGGAGAGGCTCGAGAATATTGAGACGAAACCTTACCCTGAAGGAGGCATGGAGCTTACGTTGTCCAAAAGAATGATGGTCACTTATGATGGCATCAATGCGTTTGAGAAAACGCTGGCAGAGCGAACGTCACACGTCGACGGGTATCTGGATGGCTGGGGCGTCATGCAGGAATGA
- a CDS encoding Lrp/AsnC family transcriptional regulator — protein sequence MDALLKLLHDNAALKPAQLSAMLNQPEAEITAKIRGYEEDQVILGYRTILNEEKLGVNIVRAVIEVKITPEREGGFDRIAQRIAKYDEVRSCYLMSGGYDLLVIVEGEDLREVARFVSEKLATIQGVLSTGTHFMLKPYKEQGVLMKKELNEERLAVTP from the coding sequence ATGGATGCTTTGTTGAAATTGTTGCACGACAACGCCGCGCTGAAGCCCGCGCAATTGTCCGCCATGCTGAACCAGCCGGAGGCCGAGATCACGGCCAAGATCCGGGGCTATGAAGAGGATCAGGTCATCCTCGGCTACCGCACCATCCTCAATGAGGAAAAGCTGGGTGTGAACATTGTCCGCGCCGTGATCGAGGTGAAGATCACGCCCGAACGCGAAGGCGGCTTCGACCGCATCGCCCAGCGCATCGCCAAGTATGACGAGGTGCGCTCCTGCTATCTTATGTCCGGTGGTTACGACCTGCTCGTCATCGTGGAAGGCGAAGACCTGCGCGAAGTCGCCCGCTTCGTCTCCGAGAAGCTCGCCACGATCCAGGGCGTCCTCTCCACCGGCACGCACTTCATGCTCAAGCCCTACAAGGAACAGGGCGTGTTGATGAAGAAAGAGCTGAACGAAGAACGCCTCGCCGTGACGCCTTAA